From Larus michahellis chromosome 5, bLarMic1.1, whole genome shotgun sequence, the proteins below share one genomic window:
- the SMIM18 gene encoding small integral membrane protein 18 has translation MATLNSTHWNETTSISQYLGFQVQKIYPFHDNWNTACFIILIIFIFTVVSLVVLAFLYELLDCCCCVKNKTVKDLENEPNPVRAMLNSFRKHETEVV, from the coding sequence ATGGCAACCCTCAACAGCACTCACTGGAACGAGACTACATCCATTTCTCAGTATCTGGGCTTTCAGGTGCAGAAAATCTACCCTTTCCATGACAACTGGAACACTGCCTGCTTTATTATTCTGATCATATTCATCTTTACTGTAGTTTCTCTGGTGGTGTTGGCTTTCCTCTATGAACTGCTAGACTGTTGCTGCTGTGTGAAAAATAAGACTGTGAAAGACTTGGAGAATGAACCCAATCCTGTTAGAGCAATGCTGAACAGCTTCAGAAAGCACGAAACAGAGGTGGTGTAA